Within Deltaproteobacteria bacterium, the genomic segment TGGCGACCCTGCCGAGCGACCGCATCGCGCGCCTCGACAAGACGCAGGGGGCGCTCGGTGGACTGACACTGCAGACGGTCACGGACGAGGTGCGGCAGAAGCTGGGGTTGCCGCCCAACGTGGAGGGCGTGCTCGTGACGGCGGTCGAGCCGCGCAGCGCCTCCGCCGCAGCGGGGTTTCAGGTGGGGGATGTGATCCTCGAGCTGAATCGCCGGTCGGTCGCGAACGCCCTGCAGTTCTCCCTGCTCTATCGACAGACGCGCGGGAAGGTCCTGCTGCTCGTCTACCGCGACGGGAGCACGCTCTACCTGATGCTCGAGAAATAGCGCGCGTAGGGGACGAACGGGTCGGTCTTTCCTCGACCGGGCGTGGATGCGTCCGCCTACAACTTGATCCAGCGCGTGCGGGTGGTCTTCTGTCGCTGCACGACGGTCACGAACGTCACGCGCTTGCGCCTTCGCGGGTGTGCCAGCGTCAGCTCGTATTGGCCGGGCCTGAGCGGGATGCGGCCCTCGGTGCTCACCCGCCCGATCGCCCGCCCGTTCACGTACACGTCGGCGGGCAGATTCGATCGCACCACGACGTAGCCCACGCGACGCGCGTCGGGCTCGGCGGTGAGCGTGATGCGGCGCCTCGGTTGCGGACGGCCCCGCAGGTCCACGAGCTCGGACCAGCTCACGTACCCGGGGCGACGCACGCTCAGCAGGTAGACGCGCTTCGGATCGAGTCCCTCCACGGTGCAGGTGGCCCGGCACTGCTTGATCCCGTCGAGGAAGACGTCGGCTCCGGCGGGAATCGATTCGACGGTTACCAGGCCGCCCGAGGCCGTCGGTCGGGGGCGGCTGTCGGAGGGCCGGGCGTCGGCGCGAAGGTCGGGCGCCCCGAGGTCGGTCGCGCGCGTTCCGTCGGGGCCTCGGTCTGCTGCGGCTTGCGCGTCTGCCCGCGGCCTCTGGGGCGCGTGTGCGGCGAGGGTGGTGCCGCTATCCGGTGCGGTCCGTCGCGGCTCCACGAGGGAGGGACCGCTCAACCCCACGGCGACGACGATCGAACCGGCCAGGGCGAGGAGGAGGAGCGCGCCGGCCAGGAGAGCTCCGCGCGATGGTCGCCCCAGCGCCGTGCGCAAGCCTCCGAGGAGCGGGCGCGACCGGCCACCGTGACGTGGAACCCGCACGGGCGCGGGGCCCGCGTCGGTGAGCTCTACCGATTCCGCCGGCCTGCGCGGGGCTGCGCGTCGCGTGAGCGGCAGGGGTGCGACCTCGGCGGCGGCGCGTTCGGGTGGACGCTCCGGCTGGTGCGGTCGTTCCTCGGTCCGCGAGGCCGCAGCGACACCTCCGCGGAGCTGCCGCGTGTGCTCCTCGAACTCGAAGGGCGCGGCGTCGCGCGCGCTAGCCGGGGGAGTGCGTCGCCCCAGGTCGGCCGACACCTCGACGAGCTCCTCGGACGCGGCGGGCTTGCGGGGGAGCGCCTTGGCCTGGCGCGTGGTGGAGAAGGCGATCGTCGTGTCGTCCTCGTGGCTCCAGTCCTGGGAGACGCCCTCCTGGGAATCGGCCCCCGAGCGGGGCGGGCCCGAGGAGCTGGTGGTCGGGAAGAGGGGGAGCGCGTCGCCGCTGCTGGCCGGCGGCTCCTCTCCGAAGTCCATCACGTCCGTGGCGTCGAAGTCCGGCTGACTCTGGCCCTCGGCATGCGGCGACCATCCGGCCCCGCCGCCGTCCCGTCGCGCCCCCGGGGGACGCCCGGCGGCGGATTCCGACCGCTCCCGACGGGGCGCTCCGTCCTCCCCGGCCCGGCCTGCGTGACCCGCGAGCGACGTCATCACGCTGGTCAACGCGACCCCTGAGAGGCTGCGCGAATCCTCGGTCAGCACTTGCGTGCCTCCCTCGGGCTCGGCGTCGGCGTCCTCCTCGCGGTTCCAGCGCGACGGGTCGTTCCCGCAGGTCTCCACCAGGTGCGCCGCCAGATCGGGCGCTCCCATGAGCATCCCGTTCTGAAACGCGACCTGCACGAGGGCATCCTGGAACTCGGCCGCGGTCTGATAGCGCTCGTCCGGCTCGACGGCCAGGGCCCGGCGCATGACGTCGTCGATGCCGCGCGGCATGCGCGTCTCCCCCTCGAGCAGGGGGACCGGCTGCCCGTAGATCTGATCGGGGGTGGTGAGCAGGTCGGCCACGAAGAGCCGCTCGCCGCTCAGCATCTCGTAGAGGCAGACCGCGGCTGAGTAGAGGTCGCTGCGGTGGTCGAGCGGTCGGTCGGCGCGCGCCTGTTCGGGCGACATGTACCCGACTTTCCCCTTCACCCGATAGAAGACGGACTTGTGGGTCGAGGCCTTGGCGATGCCGAAGTCGGCCAGCTTCACCTCGCCCGCCCCCGAGACCATGATGTTGGAGGGGGAGACGTCGCGGTGGATGAGCTTCAGGGGCTGGCCGTCGCTGCTCTTCTTGTCGTGCGCGTAGCCGAGGGCGCTCAGCACTTCCCGGGCGATGAACATCGCCGCGGCCGCGTCGAGCTGCCGGTGACGGCGCTTGATGCGGCGAAGGAGCGTTCGCAGGTCCCCGCCGCGTACATACTCCATGACGATGAAGTAGTCGGACCCGGCGGCGACGAGATCGATGGTGTGGATGATGTTGGCGTGGTCGAGGCTCGCGGAGAGCTTGGCCTCGCGGAGAAAGAGATCGATGAACTCCTGCTGCGAGGTGAACTCGGGGAGGAGCTGCTTGAGCACTACCTCCTTCTCGAAGCCGCCCATCCCGACCTTCTTGCCCAGGTAGATGGCGCCCATCCCCCCCTCGGCGAGGTACTCGACGATGACGTAGCGGTCCGCGTCGGTTTGGAGGATGGCGCGTTCCATGGCTCAGGAGGTCGCAGCGGGGCGCGATGGGTCAGGCGCCCGATCCGGTGGCGTTCGCTCCGCGCCGTCCGTCGGGCCAGCGCGTGGCAAGGGCTTGCATTTCCGTCGTTTCATCCTCCAGTCTAGTGCGTAGGGCGTGCTGCCACAAGCATCCGGATGACGCGACAGATCGACTACCCGCTGCGGGCGCTGCTCGGGCTGCGCCAGCGCATTCGCGAGGTGCGGACGCAGGAGCTCGCGACGGCGCAGACGGCGGAGCGGGAGGCGGAAGGGGCGCTGGCCGACGCCGAGAGGGAGCTCGCCGACCGTCGGGCGCGTCGCGACGCCGAGGGCCGGCGGGTCGCGGCCGAGGCCAGCGACGTGGCGACGCTTCTCCGGCAGCAACGCTACCTCGACCGTCTGGCCAGCGAGATCCGCGCGCAGCTCGAGGTGGTTGCGGACAGGCGGCGCAGGTTGTCCGAATGTGAGGCGGCCAGGGAAGACGCGCGCGTGGCCCTCGCCGGGGCGGAGCAGGAGGCGAAGGCCGTCGAGCGACACCACGAGCGCTGGGATCACCGCCGGCGAGAAGAAGAGCTCGCCCGCGCCGAGGAGGAGCTCGAGGGTCTCGTAGCGGCGCGCCACGGCAGCCGTCGTCTCTGAGTGGCGTCTCGACGCTCTAGTCGCCTCACGCTTCGCGGAGGTTCGAGGCGCTCCCGTTAGGCTCCCGAGCCAGCGCGCGCAAGGCCTCACCCTCGACGCGATAGGGGACCCATTCGCGCGTGGGCAGGGCCCCCATCGCTTCGTAAAAGGAGATCGCGGGGCTGTTCCAGTCGAGCACCTGCCACTGGTAGCGCTCGCAGCCGCGGGCCACGGCCTCGCTGGCCACGCGCAGAAAGAGCGACTTGCCGATCCCCCGGCCGCGCGCCTCGGGCTGCACGAAGAGATCCTCGAGGTAGAGGCTGGGCTTGCCGGTCCAGGTCGAGAAGGTGAAGAAGTACAGCGCGAAGCCGACGGGCTGGCCGCTCCACTCGGCGATCAGGGCCTCGAAGAAGGACGGGGTGCCGAAGCCGTAACGGGCGAAGTCCTCGGGCGTAGCTCTGACGGCGTCGGGCGCCTTCTCGTAGACCGCGAGCTGGCGCACGAGCTCCACGAGGAGCGCGGCGTCCCGGACGGTGGCTGGGCGAATCGAGAGCGACATGGTGTCTCCTCGGACGGTCGAATGTGGCTGGCGGGGCGGAGAGCTGTCAACGCCTCCTTGCTCGAGCCGGCCCCGTCGTGCGATGAAACCGGGCTCCCCCTCTTCCGAGGCGTAGAGAGGACTCCATGCTCACCACGGCGCAAATGGCGGCTGCTTTTCAGCCGGACCCCACGCTGGCCTACCGCGCCCTCGTGGGCTTCGAGTACGAGGTGCTCTGTGTCTCGCGCCGCGACCTGGCGCCGCTCCGCTACGAGGGGCCGGCGGGAGTCCGGGCGATCCTGGAGGAGGTCGCGCGACGGACGGGCGGGGCACTCGGCGGGGATCCCCCGGCCAACAAGGTGCCGCTCCCGGACGGTGGGTTGATCTCCGTCGAACCGGGCGGACAGCTCGAGTTCTCGAGCGCCCCGGTCCCCACGTTCGGCGAGTGCATGGAGCAGCTTCGGTCCTTCCTGGCGCTGCTCGACGGGCTGGCCGAGCGCTTCGACCTGCACTTCTTCTATGGGGGCGTGAATCCGGTCCACACGGTGGACGAGATCGGCCTCGTCGTCGCGAACCCTCGCTACCGCATCATGGACGCCTACTTCCCGAGGGTCGGTCGCCACGGGCGGCGCATGATGCGGCAGAGCTGCAGCCTGCAGGTCACCTTCGACTACCAGAACGCGGCGCTCGGGACAGACCTCGTGCGCAGCGCGGCCTACCTCGCTCCCATCGCGGCGGGGATCCTGGCCAACGCGCCGTACGTCGACGGGCAGCCGACCGCGTATCGCTCGTTTCGTGCTGCCATCTGGGGGGACACGGACTCGAGTCGCTCGGGTCTGCTCCCCGGTTTCACGCGGCCCGATTACGGCTTCGAGGACTACGTGAAGCACGTGGTGCGCGCCCCCATGTTCTTCGTCGCCCGCCCGGAGGGGCTCGTGGATGCCGCGGGGATGACCTTCGAGACCTTCAACCGGGAGGGCTTCGACGGACGCTTCCCGACCGAGGAGGACTTCCTGCTCCACAACTCGACGATCTTCACCGACATCCGGCTCAAGCGCACCGTCGAGGTGCGCAGCGTGGACTGCCAGGATCCGGCGCTGGTGCCCTCGGTGCTCGCGCTGCTGAGCGGGCTGCTGCTCTGCAAGACCGCACGGGCGCGCACGCGCGAGGTGCTGGGGGGGCTGGACGAGGCTGCCTACGCGTCGCTGTCCGACCGGCTCGGGCGCGAGGGGCTTTCGGGGACCACGGGGGCGCGGCCCACGCGCGACGTCGCGCTGGACCTCGTGCAGGCCGCTCGCGAGGGGCTCCCCACCTGTTTCCCCGACGGAGCGGCCGCGGACGTGCACCTCGATCGCCTGGAGGCGCTCATCCGCGCCGGCGACACGCCCGCGGACGTGGTGCGACGTCGGTTCGGCGACGACGCGCGCGGCTGGCTCGCTGCCGGGCGAACGTTCTCCGACGAAGGTTCTCTCAGTCTTTGAGGGGCGTGGCCTTGAGGGCCGCCTTGCCGTCCTTGATGTAGACCTGGAACTTGACGCTCTTGCAGCCGTAGCGCTCGATCAGGCTGTCCCTATTCTTGTGCAGCTTAGCCGCGAAGCGATCGAAGGTCAGGTTGGACACGTCCTCGCCGCACTGCCGCTTGAGGCTGAGGAAGTCGTTATAGACCTCCTTGAAATAGGGCTCCAGCCCCTCCTCGGGGGGCGGCGTGACGAGCTGCTCGTCCTCCGCTGACCTGGCCAGCTGGGCTGGTATCGAGGACATCACGGTGTCGGTTCCCGACGCGTCCGCGCCCTGGTAGCCCCCCATCTCCGACGGGGGAATGCGCACCCGGACCGAGGAGAGGAGTTCCTCAGGCTCGCTCACCGAGGGCATGGGGAGTGGCTCCATCGAGAAGGAGTCCGCTGCCGCGCCTCCCGGCATCGAGAGGCTGGGCATCGACGGCTCCGACGCGAAGGCGTTGCCCTTGGGGAAGCTCACGGGCTCCGGGAACGAGTCGCCCTCGACGGGGAAGACCCCCTCCGCCGGGTACGAACCGGTCGCGAGAGGGCTCGACCCCGTCGCGGCAAAGGGCTCGGAGAAGCCGCCGAACGGCGGCTGCACGTCGGCGGGGAGGGAGTCGGAGGACGCCTCGTGCGGGAGGTCGGAGCGAGAGCGGGAGGCGGCCGCCGGATAGCTCTTCGCTCCGCCGCCAAAGGCCGGTGGACTCGACCCCGTCGGGATAGCGGAGACCTTCAGCGCCTCGTCGAGCCGCAGCACCCCCGTGTCGCCGTAGCCGGGTTCTCCGCCGAAGGCCGGCGGCGGCAGGGAAGGGAAGGGCGGCGGCGCGAGGTCCGTGGGGGCTTCCTCGGGTTCGAGGGCCGCGAGGGGGAGCGCGCCGGCGGCGATGGTGGGCATCGAGTCGGCGGGAGTCTCTGGTTCGGGCGGAGGCGCGGGTCGCCGCCGAATGGAGGGGCTCGAGCCCGAGCCCGTGGCTGGCCGCAAGGACGGAAGCCTCGTGATCCCGGCGCCGCCCGAGGAAGAACCGATCGGGCTGAGCGGCGGCAGCCCCACGCCGTCGTCCAGGTCGTGCGCTGCGCCGCGCCGGGCGCCGACCTCCTCGTGCGACGGTTCCGTGGCCTGGGCGGGCTCGCGTCCCGCGGCGGCCGGGGCGCGCTTCGCGGCGCTCTTCGCGAGGCATTCGTTCACGCCGCGGGCGAGCGGAGCCAGCAACCGACCTGCAATTCCCTCGTCGACGCGCGGCGCCTCGCCTCGAGCCACCTTGTGCAGCGCTTCGTCGACGCGAGAGACGGGGCGCTCGACCTCCACGATCTGAAGCGCCACGCCGATGACGAGCAGCGCGACCACCAGCCCGGCGAGGAGCAACCAGGGTGCTTCGCCCCAGTCGCCCCCTTGAAGGCGTCCGAGGGCCTGGCCCAGCCCTCCCGCAGCCGGGGGCGCGGAAGCCACCACGGCGTAGAAGGCGTCGTGCTGGGCGGCCTCTCCGGGGAGCGGCGCCATCACCACCGTGTGCGCATCGCGCCCCTCGCCCACCTGCAGCGCCGGCGAGCGGCCCGCCTTCGCGATCGCCTCCTGGCGCTTGGTGAACTGCTGCGGGAGCTTCGCCAGAGCCGGGGACTCGACGGTCGAGGCGAGCATCTTTCCGCGCAGGAAGAAGGCCACGTCGCCGCTCCCCAGGCGGGACTTGATCTGCTTGGCGAGCCCCGCGTTCACCTCCTGTCCGATCAACACGGCGCCCACGTAACGGCCCTTGGCCTTGGAGATCACCGGGGAGGCGGCCATGAGGAACAGGCGGCCGTCGTAGCTCCACGTGTCGTCGCGCCGGTAGCCGCGCAGCGCCGCCTCGACGAGCGGTGACCCGGCGAGACCGTGGATTCCCGGCTTGAAGACCTCCTCGCCCGGTCCGATGCGCGCGACGTGCTTGCCGCGGAAGTCGAGGGCGACGATCAGCTCGGGGCGGTCTTCGGGCTTAATCTGTCCCACGAGGTAGAGCAACCGCGCGTTGGCCCGGGACTGCAACACCTTGGCGTCCCTCTGGCCGTCGCTCGCCTGCTCGAGCACCTCGACGAGTGCGCGGTCCTTCGTCACGCCCGCCGCGTAGTCGATCCAGTCGCGCGCCTCGAGTCGCAGGAGCAGGTCGGCGTTGTGCTGCACGTGGTCCAGGCTCTGCATGTGGGCGCGCGCCAGGTCGCGGGCGGCTGGCCGGTGCACAACGAAGGCGATCGCCAGGCCGACCGCCACGGCGATGGCCAGGACCAATACCCAGATCCGAGAGAGCCACATGGGCCTAGTCCTTTGGCGCGCCCGCAGCGCGCCCCGCGGGCCTGGGAAGCGGCAACTGCACCTCGACCGCGACGACGGTCTTTCCCTTCACGGCGAAGGGCTGCGCGTGGATCCACTGCCCCTGGTGCCAGACGCGGAGCGTGTAGTTCCCCGGCGGAACGTCGGCGAAGCGGAAGGCCCCGGTTCCATCGGGCAGAGCCACCTGTTTGTGGGGGGTGACGAGCACGGTTGCCTGGACGTGGGGCGTTTCGGAGCAACGCACGGCGTGCGCGCCCGCAGCGGCGAAGGTCTGTTCGATCGTTTCCCCCGGCCCCACCCGCTGGGGCGCCATGCCGCTCTGTCCGACGGGTTCGAGTAGGTGGGTCACGGGGTCGCGATTCACGAACCGGACGCGCGCGCCCGGCGAGACGGGCAGCACCGACGGCACCACGCGGGAGTCCTCGATCACGAGCTGCGGCGCCACGGAGGGAGCGCCACTCGCCGGCGCTCCGTCGAGAACCACGACCATCGACCGGCGCACGTCCATCAGCGGCGGCAGGATGTCGAGCGTGTCGTTCGGGAACTGCCAATACCCGGCCGCTCCGGAGGTCCCACGCACGTCGTAGCGCGGAGGGAGTCGCAGCAGGCCCTTGATGGGGGTCGCGTGGCTCTCCGTGACGGCGACGAGGGACGTCGCAGCCAGACACCAGGCGACAGCGAGATGAGACAGCGTTCGCCGCACGTCGATATATCTCCCGCAAGCGGTGAAGATCCCACGAATTCTAACGCCATCGTGCGCCAAGTCAATTTCTCGCGCCGGGGGGGGACCTCCGCGCAACGCGGCGCACGAAGCTCCGAGAAGCGATCGTGCGTCACGCCTTGCCATGGCTATCCATCTCCTTCGGGCTAGGCATCCTCGCGGGAGCAGGCACCGCGCTGCCGGGGACCGTCGTGACCAGAGCGCTGGTCGGTGCGTGCGTGCTGGGCCTGGCCGCCCTCGCCGCGCGGGGGCGACGCTGGGTGCTGCTCCTGCCGGTCGCGGCGTTCCTCGCCGGTCACGCGCGCGTCTCGGTGGTCATCGCGCCTCGCCGTGCCCCGTGCCACGTGGCGCACCACGTCTCCCGCGAACCGATGCAGCTCCATGCGGAGGTCGCGGACCTTCCGGTGCCGACGCACGACGGAACCCGGCAGCGACTTCGCGCCCTGGCCGGCGTTCGCGCGGGCGCCTCCCTTCCGCTCTGCGGGCACGTCGAGCTGCATCAGGGCCCCGGCGCGGTGACGCTCTGGCCCGGCGAGCGCGTCGTCTTGGGGGCACGCCTGCGCCCGGCGGTGGGACCGCGCAACCCGGACCTGCCTAGTCCGCAGCTCCGACGCCTATCGGAAGACGTGGGCGCGGTCGTGGTGGCCCGGCCTGATGAGACGCTCCTCGCGCACGCCGTCGGGCCCTCGTGGCTCAGGCGGCTTCGAGCGCGGGTGGCGACTCGAGTCAACGCGGCTCTCCCGACTCCGTCGGCGGGACGGGCGATCGTCTCCGCGCTCGTTCTGGGTGCGCGGGAGGAACTCAGCGGCGAGCAGGTGGATCGGTTCGCCCGTGCGGGAGTGGTGCACCTGCTATCCGTGAGCGGCCTTCATCTGACCTTCGTGGCGGGCAGTCTCTTCGCGCTGCTCCTCTGGAGCCTGAGGCGGCTGCCCTGGCTCGCTGGCCGCCTCGATGTGCGGCCGGTCGCCGCTCTCGGCGCCGCCGCAGCGGCGATCCTCTACACCGCGCTGACCGGCGCCGAGAGCCCAACCGTCCGGGCCTGCGTGATGTCCTGCGCGCTCTTCTGCGGGGTGCTCGCGGGGCGTCCGGGGGATGGCTGGAGAGGGCTGGCCGCTGCCGCGCTGCTCCTGCTCCTGCTCGATCCGGTGAACCTCTTCCGTCCGAGCTTCCAGCTGACCTTCGCCGCCATGACGGCCGTCGCCCTTTCCTCTCCTCGAGGCGACCCACGACCCGTCGGCCTGGTGCGTCGTTCCTGGCGGGCGACGCGCGCCCTCCTCGTAGGTACGGCTGCGGCCACGCTCCTCACCGCACCGATCGTGGCCCACCACTTCGGCAGCACCTCGGTCGTGGGATTGCTGGCCAATCTGCTCGCAGTCCCCTGGACCACCGCGGTGGTCATGCCCCTGGCCCTCGGAGGCGCCTTCCTCTCCACAACCGGGCTCCCCATCGTCGCCACCCCTGTGCTCGAGGCGGCCGCGTGGAGCGCCGAGCAGCTCGACCGGATGGCCCACCACGCGGCGGCGCTGCCGGGGTCGGCGATCGCCTGTCGCCCGGGCTGGCCGGTCGCCTTGGGTCTCCTCGCGGTCGGACTTGCCGTCCTCACGCGGCGGCGGCTGCGCGTCCTGATGGGAGCGCTCGGAGGCCTCCTTCTCGCGGCGGCGTTCGCGGCTTCGCTCGCCGGCCGTAGCGGTCGCACTCTCGAGGCCACGGTCCTCGACGTGGGGCAGGGGGACAGCATCTACCTCCGCCTCCCCGGAGGAGAGGCGGTGCTCGTGGACGGCGGCGGCGTTCCCGGGAGCGCGTACGACGTCGGCGCCCGCCGCGTCGTACCGTTCCTGCGCGCCCAGAAAGTCCAGCGGGTGTCGCTCCTCGTGGCGACGCATCCGCACGCCGACCACGTCGCGGGGCTACTGGCGGTGCTCGACGGTGTGCCGGTGGACGAACTCTGGACCTGCTGGCACGACGAGCCCAGCGCGCTGCACGAGGCGCTGCTCGAAAGGGCGAGACGTCGCGGTGTCCCCGTGCGTCGCCCGCGCCTCTGGCGTCGTGGGGAGGTGACGGTGCGTCCGCTCTGGCCGGGCGGCGCGGAAGGTCACTGCGCGGACCCTTTCGCCTCCACGAACGACAACAGCATCGTCCTGCGCGTGGAGCACGGTCGGGCGTCCTTGATCCTGGCCGGCGACGTGGAGGCCGATAGCGAAGGGGCTCTCGTCCGACGGTACGGCGACGCGCTGCGGGCGACGGTTCTGAAGGTCTCGCACCACGGCAGCCGGACGAGCTCCACCGACAGCTGGCTGGCGGCGATATCACCGCAGCTGGCCGTCGTGTCGTGCGGTTTCGACAACGCGTTCGGCTTTCCGCACCCGGAGGTGCTCGAGCGGTATCGTGCGGCGCGCATTCCGCTCCTGCGCACCGATCGCCTGG encodes:
- a CDS encoding carboxypeptidase regulatory-like domain-containing protein; translation: MRRTLSHLAVAWCLAATSLVAVTESHATPIKGLLRLPPRYDVRGTSGAAGYWQFPNDTLDILPPLMDVRRSMVVVLDGAPASGAPSVAPQLVIEDSRVVPSVLPVSPGARVRFVNRDPVTHLLEPVGQSGMAPQRVGPGETIEQTFAAAGAHAVRCSETPHVQATVLVTPHKQVALPDGTGAFRFADVPPGNYTLRVWHQGQWIHAQPFAVKGKTVVAVEVQLPLPRPAGRAAGAPKD
- a CDS encoding GNAT family N-acetyltransferase, whose translation is MSLSIRPATVRDAALLVELVRQLAVYEKAPDAVRATPEDFARYGFGTPSFFEALIAEWSGQPVGFALYFFTFSTWTGKPSLYLEDLFVQPEARGRGIGKSLFLRVASEAVARGCERYQWQVLDWNSPAISFYEAMGALPTREWVPYRVEGEALRALAREPNGSASNLREA
- a CDS encoding DNA internalization-related competence protein ComEC/Rec2; amino-acid sequence: MRHALPWLSISFGLGILAGAGTALPGTVVTRALVGACVLGLAALAARGRRWVLLLPVAAFLAGHARVSVVIAPRRAPCHVAHHVSREPMQLHAEVADLPVPTHDGTRQRLRALAGVRAGASLPLCGHVELHQGPGAVTLWPGERVVLGARLRPAVGPRNPDLPSPQLRRLSEDVGAVVVARPDETLLAHAVGPSWLRRLRARVATRVNAALPTPSAGRAIVSALVLGAREELSGEQVDRFARAGVVHLLSVSGLHLTFVAGSLFALLLWSLRRLPWLAGRLDVRPVAALGAAAAAILYTALTGAESPTVRACVMSCALFCGVLAGRPGDGWRGLAAAALLLLLLDPVNLFRPSFQLTFAAMTAVALSSPRGDPRPVGLVRRSWRATRALLVGTAAATLLTAPIVAHHFGSTSVVGLLANLLAVPWTTAVVMPLALGGAFLSTTGLPIVATPVLEAAAWSAEQLDRMAHHAAALPGSAIACRPGWPVALGLLAVGLAVLTRRRLRVLMGALGGLLLAAAFAASLAGRSGRTLEATVLDVGQGDSIYLRLPGGEAVLVDGGGVPGSAYDVGARRVVPFLRAQKVQRVSLLVATHPHADHVAGLLAVLDGVPVDELWTCWHDEPSALHEALLERARRRGVPVRRPRLWRRGEVTVRPLWPGGAEGHCADPFASTNDNSIVLRVEHGRASLILAGDVEADSEGALVRRYGDALRATVLKVSHHGSRTSSTDSWLAAISPQLAVVSCGFDNAFGFPHPEVLERYRAARIPLLRTDRLGAVRLRLEASGAASWTAPFSLIP
- a CDS encoding protein kinase; this encodes MERAILQTDADRYVIVEYLAEGGMGAIYLGKKVGMGGFEKEVVLKQLLPEFTSQQEFIDLFLREAKLSASLDHANIIHTIDLVAAGSDYFIVMEYVRGGDLRTLLRRIKRRHRQLDAAAAMFIAREVLSALGYAHDKKSSDGQPLKLIHRDVSPSNIMVSGAGEVKLADFGIAKASTHKSVFYRVKGKVGYMSPEQARADRPLDHRSDLYSAAVCLYEMLSGERLFVADLLTTPDQIYGQPVPLLEGETRMPRGIDDVMRRALAVEPDERYQTAAEFQDALVQVAFQNGMLMGAPDLAAHLVETCGNDPSRWNREEDADAEPEGGTQVLTEDSRSLSGVALTSVMTSLAGHAGRAGEDGAPRRERSESAAGRPPGARRDGGGAGWSPHAEGQSQPDFDATDVMDFGEEPPASSGDALPLFPTTSSSGPPRSGADSQEGVSQDWSHEDDTTIAFSTTRQAKALPRKPAASEELVEVSADLGRRTPPASARDAAPFEFEEHTRQLRGGVAAASRTEERPHQPERPPERAAAEVAPLPLTRRAAPRRPAESVELTDAGPAPVRVPRHGGRSRPLLGGLRTALGRPSRGALLAGALLLLALAGSIVVAVGLSGPSLVEPRRTAPDSGTTLAAHAPQRPRADAQAAADRGPDGTRATDLGAPDLRADARPSDSRPRPTASGGLVTVESIPAGADVFLDGIKQCRATCTVEGLDPKRVYLLSVRRPGYVSWSELVDLRGRPQPRRRITLTAEPDARRVGYVVVRSNLPADVYVNGRAIGRVSTEGRIPLRPGQYELTLAHPRRRKRVTFVTVVQRQKTTRTRWIKL